The window TAGTTCCGCATGTTCCTGTCTGGGAAGATGGAATACGGAGTAGAATGCCACCACTGCGTCGAAGCTGGAGGGAGGAAACGTGGCCGACATGATGTCAGCACACACGAATTCGCCGGCTGGCACATTCTCCTGTGCGCGTTGGATCATCTCCGGCGAGATGTCCACTCCAGTGACACGGTAGCGTGCGGCAAGAGACCTGGCTATCGGTACTCCGGCGCCGCAGCCGATGTCGAGCACTGTGTCGCCGTCGTCCAGTCGACTCAGTAGTTCCCGCATCTCAGTCCCTGGCTCAGTCTTGCGAGATGCATCGTACGCTGCTGCACATGTGTCATATGCTTCTCTTACCAATGCCTTGTAGTCGACGTTCGATTCGGTCGCAGGAATCACGAATTGCATGCCTTTCTTAATATCAGTAGCAAGTACCATTTAGATTCGTGAATCGGACAGCCGCGCCGGAGACGGGTGAGTGAGAGCCGTTCATACAGCCAGTAGATGCAGGTTGGCGGCGAAGGGTCACCTTCGCACGAATGCCCGGTAAATTGAGAAGAGGGGGTGGCTGAGGGGACTCGAACCCCCAACCGCTGGAGCCACAGTCCAGAGCTCTAACCTGTTGAGCTACAGCCACCATGCACGGCCAATCTTTGCTCAGTCTAGCAAGCTAATCGGTCCCTCGTCAATGAGACGAGCAGCAGGGCAACCAGGGCATTGGTGGGACGCTATCGTCGTTCACACATTTCAGGTCGTAGCTGGAGACTAGGCGCTAGTTTCGCACTTGGCCGGGCACGAGCCAACTCTTGTATCCAGCCTGGACTAGGGGCCGCCCGCCGGAAACTTCGGTCACGCTGCTCCCAAATGCGCCGTAATCTCGCCGTTTGTCGCAATCCAACAGCCGCCGGGCTTCTCTAGCGCATAGCGGATCACGGTATCGAGTATGTCGCAGTGAGGGTCGCGGGCGGCCATAGCGGGCGGATGGAAGGCAAGACTCAGGATGTAGCGGTTCGCGTGGGCGTGGTCAATCGCCGTTTTGAGCAATCTGACGTACTCCCAACGGTCCAGATCGAGAACTCGAAACGCCGCGATATCGGTCAGAGCCATAGGCGCGATCTCCAGCAAGCCGTTTGGATAGCGATATGGCTGGAGCTGGTCAATGTTCTTGCACATGGCGGCTTCAACGTGATCGAGCGGCGGGCGCTTGGCTCCCCGCGGGGCCGGGCTAAGGTAGTGCGAGGTGACGTGGGTGAAGCCTTCTTCTTTGAGCAGCGCTTGGACCTCGGGCACGTCGTGCAGCCCCGTGCTGAACGCGCCCGGCGTACCAAAACCGGTTGCGGTAACGCCGAGCCGCTCCCGTATTGCGACATTCGTGGCACGCACTTCGTCGCAGATGATCTGCAGCGGCGTGCGCCCGTTGGCCAGCCACGGCGCGCCGGCATACACAACCTGCAAGCTCTCGACGGTCTTTGCTTTGACGTTGAGGTGGGTGTACGTGTGGTTGCCCACCTCGTGACCTGCTGCAACAAGCTCTTTCAAATAGTCGATGTCCGGGTCCTCGAGCGAACTTCCCACCAGCAGGCAATAGAGATGCACCCCGAACGAGCGTGCTACCTCGTGCATCTTTAGCACGTACTGCTTGCTGTCCGCATCCAGCGCGCCCTTTAGATGGTTCCACTGTGACGTCCAGTAGGGGAAGTTCGTGCACATCTCCACCGCGGGCCGTAAGCTGAGACAAAACTCCGCGCCATTTGGAAACATGCAATCCCAGTCCTACGT of the Chloroflexota bacterium genome contains:
- a CDS encoding polysaccharide deacetylase family protein, with protein sequence MFPNGAEFCLSLRPAVEMCTNFPYWTSQWNHLKGALDADSKQYVLKMHEVARSFGVHLYCLLVGSSLEDPDIDYLKELVAAGHEVGNHTYTHLNVKAKTVESLQVVYAGAPWLANGRTPLQIICDEVRATNVAIRERLGVTATGFGTPGAFSTGLHDVPEVQALLKEEGFTHVTSHYLSPAPRGAKRPPLDHVEAAMCKNIDQLQPYRYPNGLLEIAPMALTDIAAFRVLDLDRWEYVRLLKTAIDHAHANRYILSLAFHPPAMAARDPHCDILDTVIRYALEKPGGCWIATNGEITAHLGAA
- a CDS encoding class I SAM-dependent methyltransferase, with amino-acid sequence MIPATESNVDYKALVREAYDTCAAAYDASRKTEPGTEMRELLSRLDDGDTVLDIGCGAGVPIARSLAARYRVTGVDISPEMIQRAQENVPAGEFVCADIMSATFPPSSFDAVVAFYSVFHLPRQEHAELFRRIQQWLKPGGYLLCTLSHYSEAGYTEDDFFGETMYWSNYSLTEYARILNEAGFALLESNSTGSGYDETAQEVSENHPLVLVRKH